The genomic DNA GACTGGCTGGGCAGCGGCGGTGGGGGTGCGGCTACGACCCGAGCGCTGGGGAGCAGGGCCCAGGCCGCTCGACAGACAGCTCATCAGGCCCCGCAGAGACTCCAGCTTCTGCTCCCCAGGGTGCGCCGAGCTGTGGGGCGAGCCGACACTGGCATGAGGCGGGCGGGGGCTACCGGATTCCCCCCGATCCGTCCTCAGAGATTAAGCCTCGTCCATGCCCAGGGCAGGTCCGCGGTATCGCAGCCCCCTCACCTCCGCTCCCTACGCCACATGCGTAGCCAGGGGAAAAAGTAGAAACAGCCCCAGTAGATCCTGCAGAGAGAAGGCAgagccgggcggggcggggcggcgctgACCccacaggccccgcccctcgAACGCCTCGCCCTCGAGGACGGCTCCGCCCCGCCCCTTAAAGGCGGCCCTTCACAGCCCACGCCCCCTCggacgccccgcccgcccgcgcacCTCGCCCCCAGAGAACACGCACCCTCCCCCAACCCGGGAGCCGCCTGGTTCCTCCTCCGCAGAACCCCGCCTCCACTCACTCCTCCTCCGCCTCCAGCGCCACCTCGTATCTCCTCAATCCCGACATGTCCTGGGCTCCGAACGTCTCCTGGGGAGCAGCATGATTGAATCAAGGGTTCCCCAAACCCAGGTCCCCTTCTCCGTCATTCTCAGGACGAGTCTGGCTAGCTCTCAGGTAATCTGAGGCTGGAGCTCTCGGGAAGCCTCAGTTGCCACTCTGGGACAGGGTGGGCTTGAAGATTTAGGAGGCATTACAAGTTAAGGTTAGGAGGTTGGTCATCTCGGGAACCTGGGGCATTTAAGGGGTCAGGGCGAGAGGTTTGGTAGTCATGGGGCTGGGAGATTTGGGGCTCTGGGTGAGGATTTTCAGGGGCTGGGGGTCACCTGGAGGGGGGCTGAGGGGTCGGCACAGCCTAAACTCCCGCCCTCCCTGGCTCCACCCCGGAAACAGACCGTTACCATTACGTCACTGGGACGACGTCGCGCTCTAGGGGTGGGGCTTGCCTATCACCCGGAAGAGGTGGGGCCAGCATGTCTACCAGCGGGACGGAGTCAAAATgtcactctgggaggtggagccAGGAGCTGTCACTAAAGGGGCGGAGTCAGGGTTTATTACGGTATCCGACACAGGACTGTTTTTTATGGAGTTGGAGTCAGATTTTGGAGTTACACCCTGGGAGCAGGGGCCTCAGCACCAGGCAGCAAGAAAAGAACTTTGAGACGGCCCAGTACTGTTTCCTAGTCAGCactcctcatttcccctccctggctctgccccacaAATTGCCTTTCTTGCCTGCCCCACTCCCCATGTACGACCCTGGGCTGGGAGTAATAGGCCCCCAGAGAGAACTCAGTCTAGGCCAGGCCAGGCTAAGGAAATGCTTGGCTGAGTGACCTTGGCCAAGATACTTAatggcctgggggggggggtcataGCCCTGCCTCTCAGCTGAGACCTATCttcctgtgattttctttttttttatcctacAATCATTCAATCGACAGATATTCACTGAGTGTCTGTTAGGTGCCAGGCAATGTGCTGGGTGTGGGGATatagtggtaaagaagacaagcaatCTCTGGCCTCAGAGCTTGTCACCAGGAATGGGTTGGGGGTCAAAAGAGAATAATGAGATCTTTACAGTAAACATAGCAGGCTGGCTGGGGGAAGTAGAGAGTGCTGCAGAAGAGTTAGAAAGGGCAATTAACAACGTGTAATGTTGGAAATAGCTGCCCCAGACCTCTGACATCACAGCCAAGGCCCAATACTGAGCCATAATTAGTCtgaagaggggagaagagagtGTTGTGGCTGGGCTGACTGCATGGGAGAAAGTGACAGAAATGAGTGAGGTGAAAGTTACCTTAGATTGAAATGTGAAGAATGGATACCCCTATCCTTGACCCCATCCCACCCTATTTCTCCCTGTCATATCTGTCTTCCTCTGCCTGAGCCACGGAGAGCAGACAGATCCACTGGTGCCAAGTGGCTTTATTGGAAGCATTGCAGTCCGGTGTGAGCAGCTGTGCCCTCACTGCACTCACCCTCTTGCTCACACTCACAGTCACATTGACACTCCAGGCCCTGCCTTGGCCGGGCCAGGTCTGGTGTAGAGGAGCTGGAGGCCTGGGCCTCCATTCTGGTCCTCAGTTCCCCAGGCCAGGGTGATTCACATGCCTTCACTCAGACACAGGGCTCTTTTTGGCACTGTCGTGGGCTAACTGTTGTGACACTTGCTCTCAGGATCATGGGTTGGACTCTTAGGGGCTcagagggaggaggctgggcaggggagggccagGTCTTCTTCAGGCTCTGGATTATGTGGTCTACCCAGTGCTGATTTGGAGGTGCACAAAACTGGTGGCCCCTCAGTGTAGGTAATCTAGACTTGGAGAGAATGGATCCCTGGCACTCAGCTTCCTGGAAGGCCCTGGTATGAGAGGCAGAAGGTGAGGACCACATCTGGGAACCTGCTGTAGGGACTTCCTTGTGGGAGGGACTGGGCAAGGAGAAGGAAAGTGAGATGGTGAGTGGAGGGCTGGATGATGGAGGAAGTGACTGGAAGGGGAAGAGCCTGGATACTCTCCACCTCTGACTCACAGGACAAAGTCCCTCTGCAGCAGAAGACACTAAAAATGTTCTCAGGAATTGGATGTTAGTTTGCTAAGAAGCAGAGTTCTCAGAGTCCTCAGAGTCATTGGCATCACTCAGAGCTGGACGGTGGGTATTAGATTTAGAGCATAAGGGACCCAAAGGTCCTTGGCTGTGGCCTTCCCACCTTACAGTCACACCTGTGTCCAGCGCCATAGCTTTAGTGTTGCTCTCTCTTCCACCCACAGGCACTATCTTCTTCCTCTGGGAAACCCAGGCTAGATGAGACTGAGCCTATAGAGAGAAGAGCAGCCAGACGCTCCAGGACTCATCCAGGCACTGACATGTAGAGGAACACCTGGGGCACAGGCACATCTATGTCACACAGGAGCACACACAGGACACAGGCATACCCACACCACTCAGGCACACACAGATGGCATAGGAAATCACACAATGCACAGGTATACCCATGTCATATAGGGACATACAGTCACCACAAGGGCACACCCATTTGGCACATGTACAGTCTCAGGTTCATACTCAGACCTGGGTGCTGACATGAACTCACAGTATCCTTCACAGACTCCCCAGGACTGTGCACCAGTCCCTGCTATGCCCCTCACCTTACTGTTTAGCCCCTGCTCCATTTTACCTCCTCTTGGCAAGGAGATCAATGTGCTGAGAAGATGAGTGGTGGCCATCCTGGAGGCCACAGAGGATGGACAGAGATGGAGACATGGACAGAGTCCCTGAGAGCAGGAGTCctgtgtgagactgtgtgtgagGAGAGCAAGCAGGAGGGTGATCGTGAGGGTGAGGAAGTCCTTGGAAGCCTGTGAGGGTCTTGTGAGAGTGTGTGGGAGCTTGTGGGAGGCTGTGGCTGTCCCCTGTTTAAAGCTTTCATTTTCAACATTCAGAAATGTTCTCTTTTCTGgtgtataataaagaatttgacTGGCCTTTGTTCCTGGTTCCTGAGACAGAGACTAAATCATTGGAATTTCCCAAGTAATAGGTGTGTTGAGCCCCTTGGATCACACCTGaggtgtttgtgtttgtgtttttgggatttttttttgagacagagtctcactctcttgcctgggctagaatgccatggcttcagcctagctcacagcaacgtcaaactcctgggctcaagcgatctttctgcctcagcctcccaagtagctgggactacttggGAGTCCCATggtggcatgcgccaccatgccccgctaattttttctatatatgtttagttggccaattaatttctttctatttttttagtagagacagcatcttgctcttgctcaggctggtttagaactcctgaccttgagcaatcctcctgcctcggcctcccagagtgctagtattacaggcatgtgccgccacgcccgaccttgtttttgtttttgagacagggtgtctgTCAtgcctgctagagtgcagtggcatcatcatggctcactacaacctcaaactcctgggctcaagtgatcctcttgcctcagtctcccaaacagctggaactacaggtttctgccaccatgcccagctaatttttctattttttgtagagacggtgtctcattCTGACTCAGGCtcacacctgagtttatgctaagaAATGAGGTgactcaggatgggggctggtcaccagaaagaccagccATGTGATTAAAGGGTTGGGACTTAGAGCCAGCCTCACCTCTGGGGAGGCTAAGGGAACTAGAGATTAAGTTCAGGTATGTGGTCAACAATCATGCCAATATAATGAAATCTcagtaaaaactctggacaccaaAGCTCATAAAACTTTCTGGCTGGTGCACACATTGATGTACCAGAAGGGTGGTATACCTTGTGTCTCCACAGGGAGACCAGACCTCACCTTATGTGTCTCTTCATTTGGCTTTTCTCGATTTATACCCTTTATAAAAGATCGTAAGCATACCAcaactttcctgagttctatgagtCATTCTAACAAATTATCAAAACTGAGGGTGGTAGTGAGAACCTCCTAGACTTATAGCCAGTTGCTCAGAAATGTAGGTGGCTTGGGGACCCTACTTGTAGCTGTCATCTAAGGTGAGGGCAGTCTTGTTGGGGACCTTCCCCCTAAACCTCCTCTGGAGGCTGATGCCAGCTCTGGGCGGTTAAGATCAGAAATGAATCACAATCCATGAGTAGGTAGCAGAGTACCTTCCCACTGGAGCCACTCCCCGTGTTCCCCTCTTTGTGGAAGAACTTCTTTTCCCTTTCATAACTCTCCCTGCATTGATTTCTTACTCCTTGGATTCAGTAATCAGCAGTCTGGACAAGGGGAGGAGGGCGCTGTTACTGTTAGGGGAAGGTTTGCAAGGTTTGCAGCGCTGTCCCCTTGGAGGCATTTGACCCATCAGTCACAAGGCTGGGGTGTCAGGGTTTGGTTCAGGATTAGAGGTCAGGTAAGGagtgtctctctcttccccaagtTTCTTCTCACTCTCACCTCTTCTCTGTAGTCCTAAGACACATGGGGGTAGGAAAAATGGCACATAGCCAGTCCTCCAGATTCCTTGAGGGAAGTCATAGGAGCAGAGTGAGGCTGGCTAGAGAAGATCCCCTCCAGATTCTCCAGACCTCCCTGAGCCCATCATTGTGCCTGCACATCTACCATATGGTACCCATTCTTCCCATGGATAAGAAAAGCTAAAAGGAACATTCTTTGGAAGCTAAAAGGAACATTCTTTGGAAGCTGGTCCAGCTACCCTATCTCACATCTCTGGACTCTAGGACTTCACCCTTTGGACCCAGCCAGCACTGTCCCTCTCCCTCATTGATCCATTTTCCCATGCCCCAGAGCTGAGTCAGAGGAATATCTAGAGGGGAACCTGGCCTAGAACACCCCCTTCTACCATGCCCTCTCTGTCCTGGGAATTGAGAGGGATTtctgaggagagggagagctTACAGCCTGCAGAGAGACAAGAGGGAGACTGTGAAGCAGGCTCACGTGTGCTGGTTACCAGCTTGTCTGGGTCCAGTGAGACAGAATGCTCTCATACACAGGCAGCAAGTCACGTGAAGTGGATTTACTACATGCAGGCAGCCAGAGACAATAGAGGTCTCGGTTCATTGTGAGCCAGGCccccaaggctcaggaaagctgcTCAGAGCAGATGAAGTCTCATCTGCCCGTGCCCCTCTTACATTTCAGCTAAGGGACCCTGGAAAGCATCCCATCCTGGGTTTTATCCCCCCAGAGCAATATGAATTACTGGGCTAAAACACTGAAGGACATTCTGTTTCTGGGCTGGGACTGGAACAGAGCCTGGGCTGTTCTGGCCAGCTCTCCTTTATCTCAGCATGTTGCATTTCCAGCACATTCTTcagttattcttgagaactacaaGTGAGAAAGAGGGGAGAACTGGGTCAGTGCAAGGCCGCTCAGAGAACTATCTTGCTAGATCCAAGAGACAGACCAGAGGAGGAGACCTCTCAGGAGAGGCTATTGTGGCATGCTATTCTGTTTCCTACTGTTGGCCCTAGAGTCTATGATGTGACAGATTTAATTGTGGGCTGCATTTTTCTAccttatctatccatccatcccatttcatccatttatttctcTGACCCTACTTGAATGCCAAAACACTGAAGGCAATAAGCCTAATCTCACTTGCCAAATTCAATTTCGAAGCTGGACCTGGAGCAGGAATTGGCAAACTTTTCCTATAAAGGTCCAGATGCTTAATATTTAAGGTTTTGTGGGCCACAGGGTCTCAACAGTAACTACTCAGCTTTGCagttgtagtgcaaaagcagccatagataatatgtaaataaataggcatggctatattccaataaaactatTCACAAAAATTGCTGCAGGCTGGAtctggcccatgggccatagtttgccaatccctggtcTGGATCAATGGGGAAGACATGTATGTTCCATTACTGGGAACATGAGTAGGGAGTGGGACACAAAAGCCTTGCAGTTGCCATTATTAATGTAGTAGAAACATTGAGGATTTTTATACTCTTGTGTTTGAATCTGGCTCCGTGACCTTGGACTGATAAGGAAACAGGTGatactttccttatctgtaaagtgggattAATATGTATCTTGTGAAATTATACACATCCCTGGTACACAATGGGCACGCTGTGAAGGTAAGGTCCGTCCACTTTCTCATTCATCACCCAGTATTAGGAGGCCTCTTTCTAGGGTCCCTCCAGTTGCAGTGAGGACGGAGCTCAATCTAACTCAGCTTGCTGAGTTTAGGAATCCAAGAATGAGTCTAAGAATGAGCTTCCATACAAGTTTAAGGATTCCATACAAGTCTTTAGGAGTCTAAGAATGAGCTTCCATACAAGTTATATAGATTAACCTCTTGCAAActccaaatttctcttt from Microcebus murinus isolate Inina chromosome 12, M.murinus_Inina_mat1.0, whole genome shotgun sequence includes the following:
- the LOC105874341 gene encoding uncharacterized protein LOC105874341, producing MSGLRRYEVALEAEEEIYWGCFYFFPWLRMWRRERSSAHPGEQKLESLRGLMSCLSSGLGPAPQRSGRSRTPTAAAQPVGALKI